A stretch of Larus michahellis chromosome Z, bLarMic1.1, whole genome shotgun sequence DNA encodes these proteins:
- the CD72 gene encoding B-cell differentiation antigen CD72, with product MAQSMVYADLRFAKVMGGRSMASQALEAALGMDEAESPYENMQPEPTGQDGDGAQPSTGRWSWRWCIPVGLMVTCLLLLVATVALGACYWQVTRSLQDTSREYEAERGRLSQEVSAREQSLEQMRLELEWARAELQRAWREGNGSQLELGSLSAELKHLTGVLGKTEKEMQEVQGKLNNSESTVAILRSCTAIDCCPSGWLMYRGKCLFISSEKKTWEDSRDECEKKYSQLLVTKSWSRWTVPAFLKNADIPYWIGLQKSSFPWYDYGWLDEGDAEDEGVSDAWFWVDGSLYERPWQAKSNGSCAIISRGNIKAAQCAGPEDLHFWICEKAVGPSAPFI from the exons ATGGCCCAGAGCATGGTTTATGCTGACCTGAGGTTTGCCAAGGTGATGGGGGGCCGGAGCATGGCCAGCCAGGCGCTGGAGGCAG CCCTTGGCATGGATGAGGCGGAGAGCCCCTACGAGAACATGCAGCCGGAGCCGACGGGGCAGGacggggatggggcccagcccagcacag GGCGCTGGTCCTGGCGGTGGTGCATCCCTGTGGGGCTGATGGTaacctgcctgctgctgctggtggccactGTGGCCCTGGGGGCTTGTT aCTGGCAGGTCACCCGCAGCCTGCAGGACACCTCCCGTGAGTACGAGGCCGAGCGGGGCCGCCTCTCGCAGGAGGTGAGTGCCcgggagcagagcctggagcagaTGCGGCTGGAGCTGGAGTGGGCCAGAGCGGAGCTGCAGCGAGCCTGGCGGGAGGGCAACGGcagccagctggagctggggagccTGAGCGCTGAGCTGAAGCACCTCACGGGCGTCCTGGGGAAGACGGAGAAGGAGATGCAGGAGGTGCAGGGGAAGCTTAATAACAGCGAGAGCACTGTGGCCATCCTGCGCTCCTGCACGGCTATAG ATTGCTGCCCTTCAGGCTGGCTGATGTACAGGGGCAAATGCCTCTTCATCTCGTCGGAGAAGAAGACCTGGGAGGACAGCAGAGATGAGTGCGAGAAGAAATATTCTCAGCTCCTGGTCACCAAATCCTGGAGTCGCTGGACCGTGCCG gccTTCCTGAAGAATGCAGACATCCCATACTGGATCGggctgcagaagagcagcttcCCCTGGTATGACTATGGCTGGCTGGATGAAGGGGACGCAGAAGACGAGGGAGTCTCAGATGCCTGGTTTTGGGTGGATGGCTCCCTTTATGAAAG GCCGTGGCAGGCGAAGTCGAATGGGTCCTGTGCCATAATAAGCCGTGGGAACATCAAAGCTGCCCAGTGCGCTGGTCCCGAAGACCTGCACTTCTGGATCTGTGAGAAGGCGGTGGGGCCGAGCGCCCCTTTCATATGA
- the LOC141736406 gene encoding B-cell differentiation antigen CD72-like, which translates to MAQSVVYADLKFAAAPPLTAPACPAVHDEDDSPYENVPLGPVPTEPSPGRWPRRWRVPAGLLAGSLLLLLVATVALGACYWQVTHSLQDTSREYEAERGRLSQEVSAREQSLEQMRLELAWARAELQRAWREGNGSQLELGDARQELAELQQEMQEVLGKLNSSESTVSRLRACVNTECCPSGWVLYRSKCLFISAHKKSCWASYEDCRKKDAQLLIQGNWPSWTMPDFMWANGAIYWIGAQFSDTKVDVFQQDSKPTYLVECKLSINSKTESSKWWKQYPWICEKPPELINTSKTLLSLLAKA; encoded by the exons ATGGCCCAGAGCGTGGTCTATGCCGACCTGAAGTTTGCCGCAGCCCCCCCGCTCAccgcccctgcctgccctgcagtCCACGATGAGGACGACAGCCCCTACGAGAACGTGCCGCTGGGGCCGGTGCCCACGGAGCCCAGTCCAG GTCGCTGGCCCCGGCGTTGGCGCGTCCCCGcagggctgctggcaggcagcctgctgctgctgctggtggccaccgTGGCCCTGGGGGCTTGCT aCTGGCAGGTcacccacagcctgcaggacaCCTCCCGTGAGTACGAGGCCGAGCGGGGCCGCCTCTCGCAGGAGGTGAGCGCCcgggagcagagcctggagcagaTGCGGCTGGAGCTGGCGTGGGCCAGAGCGGAGCTGCAGCGAGCCTGGCGGGAGGGCAACGGcagccagctggagctgggggacgccaggcaggagctggctgagctgcagcaggagatgcaggaggtgctggggaaGCTCAACAGCAGCGAGAGCACCGTGAGCCGCCTGCGCGCATGCGTGAATACAG AGTGCTGCCCCTCGGGCTGGGTGCTCTACAGGAGCAAGTGCCTCTTCATCTCAGCGCATAAGAAGAGCTGTTGGGCCAGCTATGaagactgcagaaagaaagaCGCTCAGCTGCTCATCCAAGGGAACTGGCCATCCTGGACGATGCCG GATTTTATGTGGGCAAATGGTGCCATTTACTGGATTGGAGCACAATTTTCTGACACAAAGGTGGATGTTTTCCAGCAGGACAGCAAGCCAAC GTATCTTGTAGAATGCAAGCTGTCAATTAACAGCAAAACAGAGAGTTCAAAATGGTGGAAACAGTACCCGTGGATCTGTGAGAAACCCCCGGAGCTGATCAACACATCCAAGaccctcctttctctcctggcCAAGGCCTGA
- the LOC141736274 gene encoding killer cell lectin-like receptor subfamily G member 1: MEEGVMYADLRLPPPPAPQQPVRLPWCWAALSLALLSLLLLLAQIILVALSFHYLGQQASCTHGPWSMEESPSYGLQTMRGRCQFCPAGWLWDAGYCYYFSSAKKTWEQSREDCCSRGARLVTIRGNTTLAFLAGTANMGVFHVGLKRDGSRSDWKWLDGTALQGLFPIQRSTSSFLACGRVSGLGLSGGWCGEALGWVCEQNAATLQWLHSSSPAFLWGNTTYTCVGP, translated from the exons ATGGAAGAGGGCGTCATGTATGCCGATCTGCGCTTGCCCCCCCCACCAG CTCCTCAGCAGCCGGTGCGGCTGCcctggtgctgggcagccctcagcctggctctcctctccctgctgctcctgctggcaCAAATCATTCTCGTCGCCTTGAGCTTCCACT ATTTAGGACAGCAGGCGAGCTGTACCCATGGTCCCTGGAGCATGGAGGAGAGCCCCAGTTATGGGCTACAGACAATGAGAG GGCGATGCCAGTTCTGCCCGGCCGGCTGGCTCTGGGATGCGGGGTACTGCTACTACTTCTCCTCTGCCAAAAAgacctgggagcagagcagggaggactGCTGCTCCAGAGGGGCACGGCTGGTCACCATCCGAGGCAACACCACCCTG GCTTTCCTGGCGGGCACAGCCAACATGGGAGTCTTCCACGTGGGGCTGAAGCGGGACGGCTCCAGGTCTGACTGGAAGTGGCTGGATGGCACCGCGCTGCAGGG GCTCTTCCCAATCCAGCGCTCCACCAGCTCCTTCCTGGCCTGCGGCAGGGTGTCAGGCTTGGGGCTGTCAGGCGGTTGGTGCGGGGAAGCCCTCGGCTGGGTCTGCGAGCAGAACGCAGCCACCCTCCAGTGGCTCCACTCCTCATCCCCTGCCTTCCTCTGGGGAAACACCACCTACACCTGTGTAGGGCCCTGA
- the LOC141736061 gene encoding uncharacterized protein LOC141736061 isoform X1, which produces MPRGRAWTQAEVSSLLALVGGSGEAALLMASTSRPNEALWQEISRGLAAAGYGRSVAQCRSKWKALKQAFHLERETRRRAGCHSPRLPPHYRAMKSIWKAAGRPVFGERRMPDLVKLPPRKRRSALAARSPSSPEPPEHDVGRDAPGMLLSPLLQCVKDEPDSPAGRDHIAGVPPTPQAVPHAGGCFPPHPLLGEYHAQAIVLVHPRAGGSRSSPAGSALLTDCDTTLKQERADQKAGFPGETSPGMGRGNQVLPVAAAAPGSLGTSAMSEQPAAGEEVSDASLHGSGVAGLLQSVQQLLVQILQTSRQQQALLESLASDTVSHLQLLSHSLVQVGETLHQLLLRPQTHLSPLGHYGPHVPLFEGGPGVPCSPGSPHASLDHKEEPRVSPATGCTPP; this is translated from the exons ATGCCCCGCGGGCGAGCCTGGACGCAGGCGGAGGTGAGCAGCCTCCTGGCGCTGGTGGGGGGCTCGGGTGAGGCCGCCTTGCTCATGGCCTCCACGTCGCGACCCAACGAAGCGCTGTGGCAGGAGATCTCCCGAGGGCTAGCGGCGGCCGGCTACGGGCGCAGCGTGGCCCAGTGCCGCTCCAAGTGGAAGGCGCTCAAGCAGGCTTTCCATTTGGAGCGGGAAACGCGCCGGAGGGCCGGCTGCCACTCGCCCCGGCTGCCCCCACACTACCGAGCCATGAAGAGCATCTGGAAGGCGGCCGGGCGGCCAGTCTTTGGCGAGCGGAGGatgccag ACCTGGTGAAGCTGCCCCCCAGGAAGCGCAGGTCAGCCCTTGCTGCCCGCTCTCCATCCTCGCCAGAGCCACCAG AGCACGATGTTGGCAGGGACGCCCCGGGCATGCTGCTGTCCCCGCTGCTGCAGTGTGTGAAGGATGAGCCAGACAGCC CAGCTGGTAGGGACCACATCGCTGGAGTGCCGCCCACTCCCCAAGCTGTGCCAC ACGCCGGTGGCTGctttcctccccatcccctcctgggtGAGTACCATGCCCAGGCCATTGTGCTTGTGCATCCCCGGGCAGGAGGCAGCCGCAGCTCACCGGCTGGGTCTGCTCTCCTTACAGACTGTGACACCACCCTGAAGCAGGAAAGAGCTGATCAAAAGGCTG GTTTTCCTGGTGAGACGTCCCCGGGGATGGGAAGAGGAAACCAAGTGCTGCCAGTGGCCgctgcagccccaggctcccTTGGGACATCTGCCATGAGCGAGCAGCCGGCAGCGGGTGAAGAGGTGTCAGACGCAAGCCTGCATG GCTCTGGTGTGGCAGGCTTGCTCCAGAGCGTCCAGCAGCTGCTGGTACAGATCCTACAGACGTCGCGGCAGCAGCAGGCGCTGCTGGAGAGCCTGGCCAGTGACACCGTCTCCCACCTCCAACTCCTCTCCCACAGCCTGGTGCAGGTGGGAGAGACCCTGCACCAGCTCCTGCTCCGGCCACAGACCCACCTCAGCCCCCTTGGCCACTACGGTCCCCACGTGCCCCTTTTCGAGGGTGGCCCCGGGGTGCCCTGTTCCCCCGGCTCTCCCCACGCCTCCCTGGATCACAAAGAGGAGCCTCGGGTGTCCCCTGCCACTGGCTGCACCCCACCATGA
- the LOC141736061 gene encoding uncharacterized protein LOC141736061 isoform X2, translating to MPRGRAWTQAEVSSLLALVGGSGEAALLMASTSRPNEALWQEISRGLAAAGYGRSVAQCRSKWKALKQAFHLERETRRRAGCHSPRLPPHYRAMKSIWKAAGRPVFGERRMPDLVKLPPRKRRSALAARSPSSPEPPEHDVGRDAPGMLLSPLLQCVKDEPDSPAGRDHIAGVPPTPQAVPHAGGCFPPHPLLDCDTTLKQERADQKAGFPGETSPGMGRGNQVLPVAAAAPGSLGTSAMSEQPAAGEEVSDASLHGSGVAGLLQSVQQLLVQILQTSRQQQALLESLASDTVSHLQLLSHSLVQVGETLHQLLLRPQTHLSPLGHYGPHVPLFEGGPGVPCSPGSPHASLDHKEEPRVSPATGCTPP from the exons ATGCCCCGCGGGCGAGCCTGGACGCAGGCGGAGGTGAGCAGCCTCCTGGCGCTGGTGGGGGGCTCGGGTGAGGCCGCCTTGCTCATGGCCTCCACGTCGCGACCCAACGAAGCGCTGTGGCAGGAGATCTCCCGAGGGCTAGCGGCGGCCGGCTACGGGCGCAGCGTGGCCCAGTGCCGCTCCAAGTGGAAGGCGCTCAAGCAGGCTTTCCATTTGGAGCGGGAAACGCGCCGGAGGGCCGGCTGCCACTCGCCCCGGCTGCCCCCACACTACCGAGCCATGAAGAGCATCTGGAAGGCGGCCGGGCGGCCAGTCTTTGGCGAGCGGAGGatgccag ACCTGGTGAAGCTGCCCCCCAGGAAGCGCAGGTCAGCCCTTGCTGCCCGCTCTCCATCCTCGCCAGAGCCACCAG AGCACGATGTTGGCAGGGACGCCCCGGGCATGCTGCTGTCCCCGCTGCTGCAGTGTGTGAAGGATGAGCCAGACAGCC CAGCTGGTAGGGACCACATCGCTGGAGTGCCGCCCACTCCCCAAGCTGTGCCAC ACGCCGGTGGCTGctttcctccccatcccctcctgg ACTGTGACACCACCCTGAAGCAGGAAAGAGCTGATCAAAAGGCTG GTTTTCCTGGTGAGACGTCCCCGGGGATGGGAAGAGGAAACCAAGTGCTGCCAGTGGCCgctgcagccccaggctcccTTGGGACATCTGCCATGAGCGAGCAGCCGGCAGCGGGTGAAGAGGTGTCAGACGCAAGCCTGCATG GCTCTGGTGTGGCAGGCTTGCTCCAGAGCGTCCAGCAGCTGCTGGTACAGATCCTACAGACGTCGCGGCAGCAGCAGGCGCTGCTGGAGAGCCTGGCCAGTGACACCGTCTCCCACCTCCAACTCCTCTCCCACAGCCTGGTGCAGGTGGGAGAGACCCTGCACCAGCTCCTGCTCCGGCCACAGACCCACCTCAGCCCCCTTGGCCACTACGGTCCCCACGTGCCCCTTTTCGAGGGTGGCCCCGGGGTGCCCTGTTCCCCCGGCTCTCCCCACGCCTCCCTGGATCACAAAGAGGAGCCTCGGGTGTCCCCTGCCACTGGCTGCACCCCACCATGA
- the LOC141736061 gene encoding uncharacterized protein LOC141736061 isoform X3: MPRGRAWTQAEVSSLLALVGGSGEAALLMASTSRPNEALWQEISRGLAAAGYGRSVAQCRSKWKALKQAFHLERETRRRAGCHSPRLPPHYRAMKSIWKAAGRPVFGERRMPDLVKLPPRKRRSALAARSPSSPEPPEHDVGRDAPGMLLSPLLQCVKDEPDSPGRDHIAGVPPTPQAVPHAGGCFPPHPLLDCDTTLKQERADQKAGFPGETSPGMGRGNQVLPVAAAAPGSLGTSAMSEQPAAGEEVSDASLHGSGVAGLLQSVQQLLVQILQTSRQQQALLESLASDTVSHLQLLSHSLVQVGETLHQLLLRPQTHLSPLGHYGPHVPLFEGGPGVPCSPGSPHASLDHKEEPRVSPATGCTPP, translated from the exons ATGCCCCGCGGGCGAGCCTGGACGCAGGCGGAGGTGAGCAGCCTCCTGGCGCTGGTGGGGGGCTCGGGTGAGGCCGCCTTGCTCATGGCCTCCACGTCGCGACCCAACGAAGCGCTGTGGCAGGAGATCTCCCGAGGGCTAGCGGCGGCCGGCTACGGGCGCAGCGTGGCCCAGTGCCGCTCCAAGTGGAAGGCGCTCAAGCAGGCTTTCCATTTGGAGCGGGAAACGCGCCGGAGGGCCGGCTGCCACTCGCCCCGGCTGCCCCCACACTACCGAGCCATGAAGAGCATCTGGAAGGCGGCCGGGCGGCCAGTCTTTGGCGAGCGGAGGatgccag ACCTGGTGAAGCTGCCCCCCAGGAAGCGCAGGTCAGCCCTTGCTGCCCGCTCTCCATCCTCGCCAGAGCCACCAG AGCACGATGTTGGCAGGGACGCCCCGGGCATGCTGCTGTCCCCGCTGCTGCAGTGTGTGAAGGATGAGCCAGACAGCC CTGGTAGGGACCACATCGCTGGAGTGCCGCCCACTCCCCAAGCTGTGCCAC ACGCCGGTGGCTGctttcctccccatcccctcctgg ACTGTGACACCACCCTGAAGCAGGAAAGAGCTGATCAAAAGGCTG GTTTTCCTGGTGAGACGTCCCCGGGGATGGGAAGAGGAAACCAAGTGCTGCCAGTGGCCgctgcagccccaggctcccTTGGGACATCTGCCATGAGCGAGCAGCCGGCAGCGGGTGAAGAGGTGTCAGACGCAAGCCTGCATG GCTCTGGTGTGGCAGGCTTGCTCCAGAGCGTCCAGCAGCTGCTGGTACAGATCCTACAGACGTCGCGGCAGCAGCAGGCGCTGCTGGAGAGCCTGGCCAGTGACACCGTCTCCCACCTCCAACTCCTCTCCCACAGCCTGGTGCAGGTGGGAGAGACCCTGCACCAGCTCCTGCTCCGGCCACAGACCCACCTCAGCCCCCTTGGCCACTACGGTCCCCACGTGCCCCTTTTCGAGGGTGGCCCCGGGGTGCCCTGTTCCCCCGGCTCTCCCCACGCCTCCCTGGATCACAAAGAGGAGCCTCGGGTGTCCCCTGCCACTGGCTGCACCCCACCATGA
- the LOC141736061 gene encoding uncharacterized protein LOC141736061 isoform X4 has protein sequence MQDTSLGLICVGTPASIPHWVITFCLPKFPLQFQVDVGFSFTSSPNLLFSVAARCYAAAAFQPRGGCIAVVAAGRDHIAGVPPTPQAVPHAGGCFPPHPLLGEYHAQAIVLVHPRAGGSRSSPAGSALLTDCDTTLKQERADQKAGFPGETSPGMGRGNQVLPVAAAAPGSLGTSAMSEQPAAGEEVSDASLHGSGVAGLLQSVQQLLVQILQTSRQQQALLESLASDTVSHLQLLSHSLVQVGETLHQLLLRPQTHLSPLGHYGPHVPLFEGGPGVPCSPGSPHASLDHKEEPRVSPATGCTPP, from the exons ATGCAGGATACGTCCCTGGGTCTGATTTGCGTGGGCACCCCGGCCAGCATCCCACACTGGGTAATTACCTTCTGTCTCCCTAAATTCCCCCTGCAGTTTCAAGTGGATGTGGGATTCTCCTTCACTTCCAGTCCTAATCTGTTGTTTAGCGTTGCTGCACGCTGCTACGccgctgctgccttccagcccagaggtggctgcattGCAGTGGTGG CAGCTGGTAGGGACCACATCGCTGGAGTGCCGCCCACTCCCCAAGCTGTGCCAC ACGCCGGTGGCTGctttcctccccatcccctcctgggtGAGTACCATGCCCAGGCCATTGTGCTTGTGCATCCCCGGGCAGGAGGCAGCCGCAGCTCACCGGCTGGGTCTGCTCTCCTTACAGACTGTGACACCACCCTGAAGCAGGAAAGAGCTGATCAAAAGGCTG GTTTTCCTGGTGAGACGTCCCCGGGGATGGGAAGAGGAAACCAAGTGCTGCCAGTGGCCgctgcagccccaggctcccTTGGGACATCTGCCATGAGCGAGCAGCCGGCAGCGGGTGAAGAGGTGTCAGACGCAAGCCTGCATG GCTCTGGTGTGGCAGGCTTGCTCCAGAGCGTCCAGCAGCTGCTGGTACAGATCCTACAGACGTCGCGGCAGCAGCAGGCGCTGCTGGAGAGCCTGGCCAGTGACACCGTCTCCCACCTCCAACTCCTCTCCCACAGCCTGGTGCAGGTGGGAGAGACCCTGCACCAGCTCCTGCTCCGGCCACAGACCCACCTCAGCCCCCTTGGCCACTACGGTCCCCACGTGCCCCTTTTCGAGGGTGGCCCCGGGGTGCCCTGTTCCCCCGGCTCTCCCCACGCCTCCCTGGATCACAAAGAGGAGCCTCGGGTGTCCCCTGCCACTGGCTGCACCCCACCATGA